Genomic window (Vitis riparia cultivar Riparia Gloire de Montpellier isolate 1030 chromosome 4, EGFV_Vit.rip_1.0, whole genome shotgun sequence):
atgataaccaaacataaccatgAATTTTAAATGTTCCCTTTCCGCTTCTGCAACTTGCAAAAGGTTTACACTCCAAGTTGAGTTTCAAAACAAACCCTTGAGTAGATAATCCTGAGTGAGCTAATAGAATGGAAAGAGTTGATTTGAGAGTAATGTTCAgtcaaatatggaaaaattgTTACTTTGAGCCTATCACTAGAAGAGAATACTAATAAATTTCTTGCATCTTTTTACCTACCTAATGGTCCAAAGGAGAGATACCTGAGGAAGCAGTTATAATTTACAATCCAGTGCTCTTGCCCCTACTTGAATAATCCAGTAAGCTGATGTTGTTTACCCCATTCTACAGAGCAGTTTTCATTGTTGCCATCCTGCTTCCATTTTAATTTCATCATCTACTTCTGTTTCCTTGTTTTTGTCTGCATTGGCCGTTGaatcattcattttcttcttggttGTTGTTTCTCCATCATTTTCAACATTATCTGGTAAGATGGATATGGTGATGAGAGCTCCACCATTTTTCCTTAGCAGGGTCATGTGCTTCTTTCCATTCTGATGTTCTTTCATTAAGTCTTCACTGGTGGTTCCAATCTTACAGGTTTCACACCAGAATTTTAGATTTGTCTGCTTTTTGTTCACTAGCAACTTGTCTTGTTCTTCGGTCATATCCTCTTGGGCTTCTATTTCCTCATTCCCTTCAGCATTGCTTGGTGAAGCAGCCTCCTCTGTGGCTGTTGTTTCTCCAACTTCTTGGGCATCATCAGGCAAGGAGGATATGGCCATGAGAGTTCCAGAATTTTTCTTGAGTTTCGCCACgtgcttctttccattttgatgCTTTTTCATCAAGTCTTCACTAGTGGTTCCAATCTTACAGGTTTGGCACCAGAATTTTAGATTTGTCTGCCTTATGTTCGGTAGCAACTTGTCTCCTTTGCACATATCCTCTTGGGCTTCTATTTCCTCTGTCCTTTCAGCATTACTTGGTGAAGCATCTTCCCCTGTGGCTGTTGTTTTTCCAATGTCTTGGGCATCATCAGGCGAGGATATGGCCCTGAGAGTTCCAGATTTTTTCCTGAGTTTTGCCATGTGCTTCTTTCCATTCCAATGCATTTCCATCAACGCCTGGTTGTTGGTGCTAATCTCACAAATTGGGCAccaaaattttttatccttCTGCTTTTCTCTCACCTGTGATTTGCCCTCATCTCCATCGGGAAATGGATCAGGTCTGCAAATCTTTTGGCtcatttcttcactttttttaagTGATGCCTCCTTGGCCTCATGCTTCTTTCCCCGGAAGTGATCTTGCAAACCTCGTTCACAAGTAGCACTCACTTGACAGAGTGGGCAGGtccatttattttctgttttcttctttttgctaGATGAAGATGCCTGATCACCACCGGCTACTTCTGCCTTCCTCTTTATCCCAACAGGCATGGCCTgcattgaaataataataacatgtcAACCCCACTTAAATTCCCAAAGCCACTTCTTGCTCAAAACTAGAGTAGAAAGCATAGGTATTGGGtcttaaaagaaggaaaatgcaGCAAGCAAAGATTAGCCTATCACACTCCCATTCTCATGCATAAATTAGCTACAGAATTGTTACACACATCTCAGTGTACAAAATGTATTTACCATGTGAATAATTTTTGTATGCTCGAGTGTAGTCTGTAACATGGATAAAGACTACATCTTTGGATAGTCCTGCTTATTAAGATTAATGACAAAAACaactacaataaaaaaataaggaaaaatccAACATGCTAATGATTTGTAGGAACAGTCACTAATAGACAACaatcaatatttttcttctcccccaAATTGAATTCCTTCTATCTAGTTCTTTCTCCTTATTGCATGAAAATCTACAAGAATATTCACTTTAATATAATGTAGctctgttaaaaaaaaaaatgaataatccTCAGGATGGATTTATAGCAGTTGAAGCATCATCTAGGAAAGAAGATGCCTGCTGCATAGTTGGGCCCCTAATGCCAGCTTGAAGGCCTAGCTTTTCCCTGTTAGCAACATACTCATATGAGAGCACACTCAGTTACCAAATGTAAATCTCATTGACCAATGTGACAAAAGACAAACACATATACATAATTGATCACTTCAGAGGTTTTTTAAATATCGACTTCCCATGGGAATTTACTGCAGCATCATTTACCTTTTTTCTACAAATATGACGTTGAATACTTAATAATTGTAGAACATATTAGACACTTCACTAATTCAAACAACCTCAGCCTCAggaataatttaaaagaaaccaTGGGTATAACAGTTTTTTGGTACATGAGTCTTTAAgtattgtaaaaaaattgataatcatTTACAATACTCCTAAGAGGTAAGTGATCTTTGTAGCACATACTTATTGATAACAAAGCTAGATCAACATTTAGGGACTCATGAGCAATATTTCAGTTACCTGGGAAATGTGTGTAGTACTTGTATTAAACATGACTGAGTGCATGAGTAATGAATGCATCCAACACCCCTGCTTTCATAGGTGAGTGATAGGAGTGtccaacaaagaaaaagagCGACATATTCATAACTCAAAATTCTGTATGTTACTTTATTGAGACCATTCTTTGAGTATTACCActtattcattttcataataaaGGATACTATTATAGAGGCTGACAAATGTGTCTGCATGACAGACCTAAAGAGTGCCAAGGTGATTGTTAGATGTGTGTGTAACATAACAAGTTAATAGTCTACATACCCCATGAATTTGCTAAGTCATTCACTAATTAGACATTTCTAAGTAATGTTGGAGAGAAAATGATATGAAACtaataaaaagttttacaaCAAACTAGAAAATCAAGGAAAGGATTCATTTGCAAATCAAATATGAAGTGCCAAATCGTACAGAGTTTTAACCAATAAGTCATGAGTATCCTACCAAAAGAAATGAGGCTTAGAGAATTCACCTATTGAAACCTAAAAAGAATCATGATTGATAGCATCCTATTCTTGTCAATGGCGACAGAGCTAATAATCACAACTTCATTATAAAAATTACATGCACAAGCAAATCCACACACACATGAGGTGAGCTTTACATGTAGATAGATGCCATGTATGCCAAGTTTCAAAAGGGCCAGCAATATAATGCTGGCTTATGCAGCCTTTACCAGTACCTACAGCTCCCTGGATAGAGGTTAGTGTGGACTTTATATTGGGGTTCCCTCGAACAGAAAAAGGTATATATTTGGTATTTGTTGTGATTGATAGTTTTCTAAAATGGCACATTTTATAGGTGTAAAAAGGCCCTCGATGCAACCTATGTTGCAAATCTTTTCTTTTGGGAAGTGGCTTGTGTTAGGgcattatgttttcaatttatttgttgGCAATTTTATCCTTTTTCATTCCAACATAGGAACCTTTTCAGATAGTGgcttactctccattgaagactCAAGGTTGCCATTTATTCAATTGAATTGTCATAGGTAAGTTTAAAAAGGTTTGTCTACATGGCAAGTTAGGTTTGAAAAGGGGTTGGATTGGGTTAGGTTCTTAAATTTGAGCTAAaacttgttaaaaaattaatttggctTAATGGGAATGCTCAAGCATTGGCCAAAATGCTAGTGCTAAAGCCACCGCTCAAGCACTTAAATAATTGAACAGTGTTTAAGTTTGCTCGAGCGCTCGTTTTGATTCTGCCATATTCTGCAGTTctctttttttggaaaataacgATTTACTTTTTATGGAAAAATCCATTTCCAATCCTCTAGGTCTCCGAACCTATATATACCCTTCCTAAACTCGTTTTAGGGTTGGATGCTTTTGTGAGAAAAACCTACATTGCTTGATCATTCTAAAGAAACTCTCAATAATTTGTATATTCGAATTCTGGGTTATTGAAGGAATTGCATCCCCTCAGAGGTTGAGACAAATCCATTGGAGCATTTGAGGTGTTGGGTTGCAGATGTGGATCATGATATGAGTACTGGAGAGTAAGTAGTTAGGTAGATTTGTGTATCTTGATTTCAAATAATTGCTGTTTGATCTAAGGTTTTGGATcttatggtttttttatcttCACAGTCAGTGTGGAGGTTTTCGATGTAAAAATCATTGTCTCTAGTGTGTAATTGATTTTTTCATTGATCTCTTTAATCTATTAGGGTTCAATTTAGTTAAAAAGGTTTAAATCCCTTTCACAAGTTTAAATTGGATTAAAATTTTCAAcccttattttaaaatctttaaaagatAACCCATTCACCTCCCTCTAGGCCTTACCTTGTTGGACATTAGgtttttcaattggtattagagtagacctttaaataaaaatatgatttttttctcgATCTTACTAATCCAGTATGGAACAATGGCAACCAAAGGTGGGTGCTTCCATTAATAATCCACCATATTTTGATGGGAGTAACTATCCCCGTTGGAAGgcttgaatgaatttttttctaaaaatgtaaGGTGAAAGAATTAGGAATTTGGTGGACTTTGGATGGGGACCCTCACTGAAATTAGATGTTTCTAGAAGATCTATTGGGGAACTCAAACCTAAGCAAGAGTGGGATAAATTGGATAATGAAGGTAGTGAGGCTAATGCTTAGGCCTTGTATAACATATTTCATAGGGTGAGTCTTAACGAGGTTTGTAGGGTAGCCACCTACAAGCATGCTAAAAGGCCTGGGACATCCTCGCAGTAAACTCATGAAGGCATTTCAGCTGTGAAGTTGTCTAAAATCCAAATGCCCACATCTAGATTTGAGAGCATACGAATGCAAGAGGATTAAACCTTCTCTACATTCTACTATGAGCTTAGTGATATGGTAAATTCATCCTTAACCTAGGAGAAAGGATCACTGAGTCTAAGATcgttagaaaaattttaagatcGCTTTCTAAGAGGTTTAGACTTAAGGTTAATGCAATAGAGGAAAGTAGGGACGTCGACTCTATgagagttgatgaacttgttGGTTGTCTTCAAACTTATGAGATGACCTTTACAAACTCTCAGAAGCCTAAAGAATCATCTTTCAAGGCTTCTAAGAATGAGGAAAAAGAATCTTAAAAGTTCTGAAAAAGTAGGATGAGAAGAACTTGACCATATGGCAAAATGTGTAAAAGAAGCTTTGAAATTTCATAGAAGGACTAATAGGAAACAAGAATCaggaaaaggaaaacattttgaaaagtttgtaaaagaaaaaggcaagGGATTCTCCAAAGGGAAAAATGTTGAATAGTTTAATTGTGGTGGTTTGGGACATGCTTCTTTTGATTGTCCTGGTTCCAAGGATATTACAAAATCTATACAGGCTACTTGGAGTGACATAGACTCCAACGAGAGTGATTCCATAGCTTTGGAGGACACTAGGTATGATCAAACTGATTATGTTACCTCTGTTGCATCTGTTGATTTTGTGCATGATTCGGATAGTGAATGTGAATTTAATGATCAATAGAATGTTGAATTTCTTTAACATATTGCTTGAGTATCAATGCTTGATTAAAAAGTTCTTGAAAGCCAATTTTGGAGTTGATTCACAAAAATCTAAGATTGATATGCTAtgtgaagagaaaataaatcatGTTGAAAAAATTTGGTTTCTTAAGACTAAGTATCAATCTCTCCTTGAGAGAAACGATGCTCTAACTCGAGAAATTGAATCCCAAAGAACCTTTCTTTCTtccaattatgaagtttttcATCCTAGGACTGAagaattaaaagatatttttgatAAATGCAAGTCCCATGGAGATAAGAGAGGCTTACGTTACATTAACAAAACTGATACTCCCACTAGTGGAGACAATCTTTGTTAAAGGTAGGGAAGAGACTCCTAACCATGTAGCCTCATCTAGCATTTCTCCCCTATGCACTTATTGTAAGAAGTATAGACACACTCAAAGTGGATATCATAGTAGATTCTTTGAAAGGTATGAGTCTCAATTGAATAGACTAAGGGATGAGTTTgatttcctaaaaaataaaattctacatattaagaaaagaaagaagaaaagttcCTCTAGTTGACCATCTAAAGTGAAACAAGTGTGGTTGAGGAAGGATAGGCCTAAGTACATTGTTGTCTTTACGACCCTTAGAGCTAAAGCCCCTAGTGAGTGGTGTTTTAATAGCAGGTGTTCTAGGCATATGACGGGTGATAAGTCATTCTTCACCTCCTTTGAAGATTTCAATGGAGGTAATGTCACCTTTGGTGATAGTAGTGATACCCATGCGAATTCTGGGTTGTTGAAGAGACCTGCATCCCTTTAGAGGCAAAGGCAAATTCACTTGAGCAATCCATGTGCTGCATCATGAACATGGATTATGATACAAATGTTGGAGAACATGTCTTTGATCTTGTATGGTAAATTTTAGATTTGAGGTCCTAGATCTCGTAGTTTTCTATTTCGATGTAAAAAAGTCTCCTTTGTATTGGTTGGGTTTTGATCATTCCTAATTTCTTATAGGGATTGATTAAATCATTCTCAAAGAATTAATTGGATAAAAAATTTCCAACCCTTATATTAAAATCTTTGAAATACAGTTACCCTACTAGACAATCTATTTTTCACTTAGGATTATATAAAGAGGATCCAATTGATGGGTGAACACTTTTAGTTGAAATATTGATAACAAGGATTATTTCATGATAAGGAAGGAACAACCCTAGGGATTCCCCACGATCATGCCATGGTAAGGAAGGAGCCTAAGATCCACCTTCTCAACTGTTTATTACAAGTAGTTAagaagtttttaactaattctTGTTTTTTCTAAGAAAGAATTTTCCACTACAACCGTTTTTCATTCTTTGAATCTGCACTTCACCTGCATTCCAAGATCACTTCATGAGATTCGACACCTAATTCATTGGGTTTTTTAAAGGCTGTCACTAGGGAATGATTTGCCAAATTTGCATAAATTTAGAGAAGGGCAAAGAAAAGAAGTTGTGGATATATTTAAAACTACCAAACAAACAAccttgaaattgaaaaatcactcAATCTGAGTGGGAAAATCGATTCAATCACTAAATATACAATAAATCCAATTCCACCACACCAAATTAGATGCAACAAAATAATCCAGATAGGATAAGTAACATTTGCACAAATAGCAGAAAATAAATAGACTTGAAATCGAGTAATTACCATTGGTGGCACACCGTCATTCGGCAGCGGTTTAGTAACTGTCGAGTTTCCATGGACGCCACCTTCTAATCCACTCATGAAAGCCAAAATCTCAGAGTCCTTGAATCCTGGAAGCAGCACATGATGAAGCACCCGAGTCATCACCTTCAATCCCTCCTCAAAACCCCATCGCTGAAGCAAAGTCGTGATCGGTTGTTCGAACAACAAGGAAAATCCAGCACCGCCTCTTATAATTGCCAACTCTCTCTCGATCATCAACTCCCTCCTCAATTCAGCCTCAATATCATGGCGCATGGTCGCTTGCGCCGCAAGAAGCTCCTTCCTGACCCTACGTTCCGATCCCATGTCTTCCGTGGCGCTCCACAAGTTacctgaaaagaaaaaagaacaccGAGAAAAGATTAATACAGTAACGAGAATCAAGCGAAGAATGGAGAAGGAGGGTGTAATTTTGAAGGGGAATGGTACCAATGAAGGATTGAGTAGTGTAGTGCGGAGCGGATGGAGATGGAGGGACGTAGGATGAGGCTCCTTTGTCGCCTGCTCTGAACTGGAACTGCATGATGATCTGATAGCGAATGGAGGAAAgctagggtttttattttggTCCTTAGATTTGGAAATTGCAAAGACTTTCCAAACTGGAGGGGAGTAGTGTTGGTGTGGGAGATGAAATAGGAAATTCCAGAGACTTTTCAAATTGGAGTGGACTGGTAGTGTACGACTGTACAACTGCACAACACAGGCGTTGTGTTCTAATTTTAAACGCCTTTCATCTAACGGCCCTTCCACTGTCCGCGCCTATTCCTGTTTTAGGAAGATTCTATAtaatcaaaaattgaaaaagaaaattattaaaaaataaaaacaaggtatatattttatttgttttcggCTTGtatatatgataataaaaaattttaaaaaaaacaaagaagcctttttttttatattaaaaatagaaaaaaaatatttgcaataatatattttagttgttctaGTTTGTTTTAGggttattttaaagaataatgacacaaatataaaaaatatttgaaaataaagtaatacatataaaatttattctttaaaaaatatttagaaacgTAGAAAATAAGGTGAAAACATTCTTAATTGCCAAACAGacttttggttttaaaaacatcaaaaaatgattttaaaaattacttttgataactattctcaaaaactatttctgaaaatagattttgaaaacaattccgtacaataatttttaatatattgaatGTGTAACGACTTGCACCAaattgtgtagatattatcTGTTTTGAGCCCAAAGAAACTCTCATGGTTTTAAAACATGTCTATATCATtaagagaaatatatatttatatagcgTTAGAAACTTTCTCTCATATctgatgtgagatatcataatCACCCCCTATGTAAACACTACCTCTTTGTTGTGTCTTATGAGATTGAAGGACCAAACAAATAGACACCCCTCACGGAGCTAAACAAACTCTTACATTGGGGTCAGAGATCAactttaataccatttgtaacgactcacacccaaccatgtagatattgtccattCTAAACTCAAAGGGGctctcatgactttaaaatgcatttgCAAGGTTAAAAGGAGCTTATACATATATAGCTTTAATAACTTTCTCTTATATCTAATGTGAGATATCATAAAGACCTTCCATGCAAACACAATGTCTTTATTGTGTCCCACGAGATTGCAGagtcaaacagacaaacaccttATATGGGatcaaacaaacccccacactaaGGTCAAgaatcggctctgataccatttataaCGGCTCGttcccaaccatgtagatattgtctactcTAGACCCAAATGTAttctcacgactttaaaacatatttatatgattaaaaagagttcatacttatatagtgttaGAAACTTTCTCCCTTATTTGATGTGGGGTATTACAAAATGGATTCTTTTCTATGTCTTAtgcttttttaaattaaaattattttttgaaaaaatgaatttattgttTACACAAAAGTCATTTGTCAaaggataatttatttttttgaatattgaATTTgtcttttcatcattttttctatattaaacCCAAACTCTTTTTTACGTTCACctcatcttttcaaaagatggattcatcattttaataaatattcaactcatttttctaaaatacttttttacACTAATTCATCTTTTTCAATGCAAGCTtcatattaaattcaatttggtttaaactatgaaaattttaaaattatttttatagaacgTGAAAGTTTATAGGTTCACTTTAGGTAACACCTAGAGAAGGTGAATGGATGTTTCAACGTTTTAAGTccaaaaatttaatcttttcaattatttaactatttCTTTTAGGAAGCCCAAGAACATTCAATACAAAAcatacaagattttttttttttttttttttttttttttaacgaaAAACCACTCACATAATGTGTAGATATAAAAACCATGGGGTCAAAGATCTCTAATCACAAGTCCATTGTTCAAAAATATAGTATACAAGTTTACCTAACATATTTATTCATAAGACTTACTCTCCAACACCTACATTGAACTTCACATCTGTAACACAACACCACATGTGCTCCCAATGGATCTTACCTTAGCACCTGAGGGAATGCAGATCTTCTTCTTAACCCAACAAATGTAAAGACAAACATTTATGAGAGTTTCAGGATGAGAAGGCAAATTAGGTTACAAAACCATTTTTAGCATGGTATTTATAGAATTTAAATATCTAGTGGAATCAAATTcatatttccaaaataaaatcaattaaaatatggaaataaaaatattggcaAAGAGATTAGGATCTTTGCACGAACGCTTGAGCGCTCCAAAGAGTGCTTGAATGCTCTTCTAGTGCTTGAGCACTCgaagagttttaaaataatttttaaaccattttttaaaagtagtttagCTCAACTTAAACACATGTGGTCTACAACTGAAAACCCAATAATTCAATAGGATAACACCTtgaggggagagagagaaaatgggttAATAGgtatttttagctttttaccTTAATAACCcaaaaagatgaatttttttaatacaattaactCCTTTGAGAATATagagaatattaaaaaacaatataacaCACAAGACgagaattattttatatggaaaaCCTCCACATAATTGCACATTTAGACTTGAAGCTCTTCCAAATGGATGTGAAGATTGTATTTCACAATGGAAAACTAGATGAGGAGATCTATGTGGATCAACCTATTCAGCTTGAGGTTGAGGGATAAGAATGCAAAGTATGTCACCTCAAGCATTTAATTTATGACCTAAAACAATCATCTAGACAATAGTACTTTAGATTTCATAAAGTAATCATTTCTATTGGTTTTGAAATGTTGAAAGAGGATCACTATATGTATGTCAAACGATTAGGGGAAAGACTTCCTCATTCTATctttgtatgttgatgatattctatTTACTGAAAATAACATGGATATGGTTGTCACTACCAAAGGATGGTTGTCCTCCACTTTTGATATAAAGGAAATGAGGGAAGCAAATTTTGTGCTTAAAGTTAAGATCATAAGGGATCACTCAAGAAAACTTCTTGGTTTGTCTCAAGAGACTTACATTAAGAAGATTCTAGAGCAATTTTAGATGCAAAATTGCAAACCTATTGACACTTTATTGAGAAGGGTGCACCTTGAGCTTTGACCAATGCCTTAAGAATGATGAGGAAATGAAACAAATGACAAAAGTTCTTTATGTGAGTGCAATTGGAAGTTTGATGTGTGTTATGTTGTGTACTTGACCTGACATGCTTTGTAGTTAGATTAGTCAGTCGTTACCAAAGTAACTCAGGCTCTGTTCAGTGCGAGCAGTTAAAAGGATTTTTCATTATCTCCAAGAGACTAAAGATTTTGTCATCTATTATCAAGGTGGAGACTTAAAATTTAGAGAATATTGTGATGCGGATTGGGCTAGTGATAGAGATGAGCATAAATCCACTACATGATATGCTTTCATACTTAATGGTGTCATTATTGCTTGGTGTAGTAAGAAAAAAATCCTACATTGATCTATCCACTATGGAGTCAAAGTATGATGCTTGTTCAGTGGCCATATAGGAGGTTATCTAGGTGGGAAGATTCTTTCAACATTGAAAGTCATGCCTCCAGTCAAAGAGTCCATCACTATTTTTAGTGATAACATGACTTCTCTAGCATATAGTAAGGATCCTAAATATCATGGCAAAACCAAACACATTGATATTCATTTTACTACATTCAAGACATTATTGCACAGATGAAGGTAGTCTTAAAACATATCTCAACCAGTAGAATGATGGTTGATCCGTTTCCAAAAACCATTGCTAAAGATGTCTTTCAAACTCATATGAGGAGTTTAGGACTTTGTGgactttgatttgtattttgtttttaggCTCCTTTTGTTTTGACATTTTATATATGGGTATGCTATGCATTTGTTTTTCATAGATGTAGATTCCATTTTAGTTTGATTGATACCACCAACATACATTATTTGATTGTTACCGGGCTTAAATTGGTCCATTCACATGGGCAATTACCCTAACACTTAGATGGCGAGCAAGATGAAACGATATTTATTTTGGTGctaaaaaagaaagcaaaataaaCTACATGTTTGGAATGTAGCCTTAGATAGGCTAAAATGAAACATATagaattcaaatttgaaattattccACAAATTCATATAACCTAAACAAAGCCAAATGTGAGATCTTATGCAGGTGTTTGATGAGTGATTATGCTAAGAAACTCATATTAGGTGCTTAAGGAAACAACTAGACTAAGATTCATACGACGCTAGGGAGTGACACACCCACTCTTGTGGGAACTTCGTCATACCATACACATCATATTGTATGCGCTATCTACGACCATTGAAGAGAGTGGTTGAATGGATTGCTGCCTCAACACCATGTGAGCCCTTATAGACTACAATAAAATTTACTCTATATCCTTAAACCTAGGACTATGTCATGAAGTAAGGGTAATATGTTGCTACTTTAGCATGTAACCCAAAGATCATGATTGatatgatttaataaaatatgttagGAAATCGGTCAAACCTAAACGGATTGACATGAGTGGTTAGGAAAGATTGTTAGTAACACACCACCATTTATAACTGATAGTCCAAACAATTATATCAACTTTGTGTTTGATATAAATATGagtaaaaatatgtatataagtTGGGATTAAGCATCTTTTAATTGAGATATGACTCATTGAGAGGCTTTTAAAGGTGTTTGAATTGGTGTGATTAACAGGTCTAGAGTATAAacgagatttttttttagcGATGTGCTGTGCTAGTGAGATGGACACTTAGCATAAGCACTCATACTTCATAGTTTCTCATCTTGTCGCACACTCCATTttctatatgaagaaaatgactTGATGTAAGATTGGGAGAAAAAATAGGGAGATTTTATCCAATATGGACAAGTGAgagattttataatttaaatgtttttttaaattcaccATCCACATATGGGTCAAATAAAAAGGGGATGGATAAGTAGATGAGTTtccatgaaattcaaaatttgtttttgaattaaattggtTAAAAACATAATGGAGATAATTCTCCATTTAATTTGGAATCCTTATCCTTCACCAATAAGGTTGactataaataataagattattgGTCAGTCTCATACAAACCTTATTCATTGCACTTTGAAATTGACTACTATTTCATCTTATCAAAAATTGCAAAGATATTTCTTGTATTGTTTTCAAAGCTATATTTATCATTCTTGCATGAAAATGTTGAAGTGTTGGAAGAATATTGTGGAATTGTAAACTTTTATTAGAACCTAAAAACCAAG
Coding sequences:
- the LOC117912463 gene encoding UBP1-associated proteins 1C-like, encoding MQFQFRAGDKGASSYVPPSPSAPHYTTQSFIGNLWSATEDMGSERRVRKELLAAQATMRHDIEAELRRELMIERELAIIRGGAGFSLLFEQPITTLLQRWGFEEGLKVMTRVLHHVLLPGFKDSEILAFMSGLEGGVHGNSTVTKPLPNDGVPPMAMPVGIKRKAEVAGGDQASSSSKKKKTENKWTCPLCQVSATCERGLQDHFRGKKHEAKEASLKKSEEMSQKICRPDPFPDGDEGKSQVREKQKDKKFWCPICEISTNNQALMEMHWNGKKHMAKLRKKSGTLRAISSPDDAQDIGKTTATGEDASPSNAERTEEIEAQEDMCKGDKLLPNIRQTNLKFWCQTCKIGTTSEDLMKKHQNGKKHVAKLKKNSGTLMAISSLPDDAQEVGETTATEEAASPSNAEGNEEIEAQEDMTEEQDKLLVNKKQTNLKFWCETCKIGTTSEDLMKEHQNGKKHMTLLRKNGGALITISILPDNVENDGETTTKKKMNDSTANADKNKETEVDDEIKMEAGWQQ